A stretch of the Ptiloglossa arizonensis isolate GNS036 chromosome 1, iyPtiAriz1_principal, whole genome shotgun sequence genome encodes the following:
- the Nc73ef gene encoding oxoglutarate dehydrogenase Nc73EF isoform X2, which produces MYKARTVFSTLAPLAPRMCGPERFVSWLVRSHPLSRTTQVMVTEPIRKYNSRVATEPFLNGSSSSYVEEMYNAWLQDPHSVHVSWDSFFRSSTAGAAPGLAYQAPPSLAPSHNQVPLGALLPLGGGSQLSQIPINEKIIDDHLAVQAIIRSYQARGHLVADLDPLGIMQTDLVHTHYAARKGSPEQVLRQYMLEESDMDRIFKLPSTTFIGGKEKSLPLREILKRLESAYCGHIGVEFMFINSLEQCNWIRQKMESPGIMEMTNDERRLILARLTRATGFEAFLARKWSSEKRFGLEGCEILIPAMKQVIDKSTELGVESIVMGMPHRGRLNVLANVCRKPLSQIFTQFAALEAADDGSGDVKYHLGTYIERLNRVTNKNIRLAVVANPSHLEAVDPVVQGKTRAEQFYRGDGEGKKVMSILLHGDAAFCGQGIVFETMHLSDLPDYTTHGTVHIVVNNQIGFTTDPRHSRSSPYCTDVARVVNAPIFHVNSDDPEAVMHVCKVAAEWRATFHKDVVIDIVSYRRNGHNEIDEPMFTQPLMYRKIKNTPPALDKYAKSLIDDGVVTSEEVKDVKDKYEKICEEAYTNARQETHIKYKDWLDSPWSGFFEGKDPLKVSPTGIKEDTLIHIGKKFSSPPPNAAEFVIHKGIERILKSRMEMIEARTVDWALGEAMAFGSLLKEGIHVRLSGQDVERGTFSHRHHVLHHQTVDKATYRPLCYLYPDQAPYTVCNSSLSEFGVLGFELGYSMTNPNALVCWEAQFGDFNNTAQCIIDQFISSGQAKWVRQSGLVMLQPHGIEGMGPEHSSARLERFLQMSADDPDYFPPESEEFAVRQLHDINWIVANCSTPANYFHILRRQIALPFRKPLILMTPKSLLRHPEAKSNFDLMLEDTEFLRVIPEEGEAAKNPNNVKRLLFCSGKVYYDLKKARAERKLDDKIAIARVEQISPFPYDLVKKEAAKYPNSELIWAQEEHKNQGAWTYVQPRFYTALNGTRPVFSGSTSYKSDGSGGWFSGWFSSTKPTTTSASEPQSIESDKPIQRTVRYVGRPTGASPATGSKMQHLKELKQLLDDSFNI; this is translated from the exons ATGTATAAGGCAAGGACAGTATTTAGTACGTTGGCCCCCCTTGCACCACGCATGTGTGGGCCAGAAAGATTTGTATCATGGTTGGTGCGGAGCCATCCCCTGTCTAGGACCACACAGGTGATGGTTACTGAACCAATTAGGAAATATAACAGCCGGGTAGCTACTGAGCCTTTTTTGAATGGCAGTTCCAGTTCTTATGTAGAAGAAATGTACAATGCATGGCTTCAAGATCCCCACAGTGTACATGTG tcgTGGGATTCATTTTTTCGTAGCAGCACTGCTGGAGCTGCCCCAGGTCTCGCATACCAGGCTCCTCCTTCTCTTGCTCCAAGTCATAACCAGGTACCATTAGGAGCATTGTTACCACTTGGTGGTGGATCCCAATTGAGCCAAATACCTATTAATGAGAAAATAATCGATGACCACCTGGCTGTTCAAGCTATCATTCGATCTTACCAG GCTCGAGGTCACTTAGTTGCTGATTTGGACCCACTGGGTATCATGCAAACAGACCTGGTACATACACATTATGCAGCCCGCAAGGGGTCTCCAGAACAGGTTCTACGTCAATATATGCTTG AGGAGTCGGACATGGATCGCATTTTCAAGTTACCATCCACGACTTTTATTGGCGGTAAAGAGAAATCATTGCCGCTTcgtgaaattttgaaaagattGGAGTCCGCTTATTGTGGTCATATTGGTGTGGAATTCATGTTCATCAACTCCTTGGAACAATGTAATTGGATTCGTCAGAAAATGGAGTCACCTGGTATTATGGAAATGACGAACGATGAAAGGAGGCTTATTTTGGCTAGATTAACTCGCGCAACTGG ATTTGAAGCGTTCCTTGCACGCAAATGGTCATCTGAGAAGAGATTTGGGTTGGAAGGTTGTGAAATTCTGATCCCTGCTATGAAACAAGTAATCGATAAATCTACCGAGTTAGGCGTCGAATCCATTGTTATGGGTATGCCTCATCGTGGTCGTCTAAATGTCCTTGCCAATGTTTGTCGTAAACCTTTGAGTCAAATATTTACACAGTTTGCGGCTCTCGAAGCAGCTGACGAT GGATCTGGTGATGTCAAATATCACTTGGGAACCTACATTGAGCGTTTGAATCGTGTAACGAATAAGAACATTCGTTTGGCCGTTGTTGCAAATCCATCTCACTTGGAAGCTGTTGATCCAGTAGTACAAGGAAAGACCCGTGCAGAACAATTCTATCGAGGTGATGGCGAAGGAAAGAAG GTCATGTCCATTCTTTTGCACGGTGATGCCGCATTCTGTGGACAAGGTATTGTTTTCGAAACAATGCACTTGTCTGATTTGCCCGACTATACGACCCACGGTACTGTCCACATTGTGGTGAATAACCAAATTGGATTTACCACCGATCCTAGACATTCACGATCTTCTCCATACTGTACCG ATGTTGCAAGAGTAGTCAACGCGCCCATTTTCCACGTTAATTCGGACGATCCGGAGGCAGTGATGCACGTTTGCAAAGTTGCTGCTGAGTGGAGAGCAACTTTCCATAAGGATGTCGTTATTGATATCGTATCTTATAGACGAAATGGTCACAATGAGATCGATGAACCGATGTTTACGCAACCTTTGATGTACCGCAAAATCAAGAATACTCCACCAGCTCTGGACAAGTACGCTAAATCCCTTATTGATGACGGTGTTGTTACTTCCGAAGAAGTTAAg GATGTCAAAGATAAGTATGAAAAAATTTGTGAAGAAGCATATACCAATGCTAGACAAGAAACGCACATCAAGTACAAGGATTGGTTAGATTCTCCGTGGTCTGGTTTCTTTGAAGGCAAAGACCCATTGAAAGTATCCCCAACTGGCATCAAAGAAGATACACTTATCCACATTGGAAAAAAATTCTCGTCACCACCTCCTAATGCTGCTGAGTTTGTAATCCACAAAG GTATTGAACGTATTCTAAAATCTCGTATGGAAATGATTGAGGCTCGAACAGTTGATTGGGCTCTTGGCGAAGCAATGGCCTTCGGTTCTCTTCTCAAAGAGGGTATACACGTTAGATTGTCTGGTCAAGATGTAGAAAGAGGAACATTCTCACACAGACATCATGTGCTTCATCATCAAACCGTGGATAAGGCTACTTACAGGCCATTGTGCTATCTTTACCCAGATCAGGCTCCATATACTGTGTGCAACAGTTCTTTGTCAGAATTCGGTGTACTtg GATTTGAATTAGGTTATTCTATGACAAATCCTAATGCATTGGTATGCTGGGAAGCTCAGTTCGGTGATTTTAACAACACGGCACAATGTATAATTGATCAATTTATCAGCAGCGGTCAAGCTAAATGGGTACGTCAATCTGGCCTTGTCATGTTGCAACCTCATGGAATTGAGGGAATG GGTCCGGAACATTCGAGTGCTCGACTGGAACGATTCCTCCAAATGTCTGCGGATGATCCAGACTATTTCCCTCCGGAAAGCGAAGAATTCGCTGTACGTCAATTGCACGACATCAACTGGATTGTTGCTAATTGCAGTACACCAGCGAATTACTTCCATATTCTTAGAAGACAAATTGCATTACCATTCAGGAAACCCTTGATTCTAATGACGCCAAAGTCGTTGCTTCGTCACCCAGAAGCCAAATCCAATTTCGACTTGATGTTAGAGGATACAGAGTTTCTTAGAGTAATTCCAGAGGAAGGTGAAGCGGCGAAAAATCCCAATAACGTTAAAAGATTGTTATTCTGTTCCGGAAAAGTTTACTACGATTTGAAAAAAGCACGTGCAGAAAGGAAACTAGATGATAAAATCGCTATTGCGAGAGTTGAACAG ATTTCACCCTTCCCATATGATTTGGTTAAAAAAGAAGCTGCTAAGTACCCCAATTCAGAACTGATATGGGCTCAGGAAGAACACAAAAATCAAGGTGCATGGACATATGTTCAACCTAGATTCTACACGGCTCTTAATGGAACACGCCCTGTATT CAGCGGAAGTACGTCATACAAGAGTGACGGTAGCGGAGGGTGGTTTAGTGGATGGTTTTCATCAACTAAACCAACGACGACAAGTGCGTCCGAGCCCCAGTCAATAGAATCCGATAAACCCATACAGAGAACAGTGAG gtATGTTGGTCGCCCAACAGGAGCTTCACCTGCGACAGGAAGCAAAATGCAGCATCTTAAAGAACTGAAACAATTGCTTGACGactcttttaatatttaa
- the Nc73ef gene encoding oxoglutarate dehydrogenase Nc73EF isoform X4, with product MYKARTVFSTLAPLAPRMCGPERFVSWLVRSHPLSRTTQVMVTEPIRKYNSRVATEPFLNGSSSSYVEEMYNAWLQDPHSVHVSWDSFFRSSTAGAAPGLAYQAPPSLAPSHNQVPLGALLPLGGGSQLSQIPINEKIIDDHLAVQAIIRSYQIRGHHIAKLDPLGINSADLDDRHPQELLYNHYSFEESDMDRIFKLPSTTFIGGKEKSLPLREILKRLESAYCGHIGVEFMFINSLEQCNWIRQKMESPGIMEMTNDERRLILARLTRATGFEAFLARKWSSEKRFGLEGCEILIPAMKQVIDKSTELGVESIVMGMPHRGRLNVLANVCRKPLSQIFTQFAALEAADDGSGDVKYHLGTYIERLNRVTNKNIRLAVVANPSHLEAVDPVVQGKTRAEQFYRGDGEGKKVMSILLHGDAAFCGQGIVFETMHLSDLPDYTTHGTVHIVVNNQIGFTTDPRHSRSSPYCTDVARVVNAPIFHVNSDDPEAVMHVCKVAAEWRATFHKDVVIDIVSYRRNGHNEIDEPMFTQPLMYRKIKNTPPALDKYAKSLIDDGVVTSEEVKDVKDKYEKICEEAYTNARQETHIKYKDWLDSPWSGFFEGKDPLKVSPTGIKEDTLIHIGKKFSSPPPNAAEFVIHKGIERILKSRMEMIEARTVDWALGEAMAFGSLLKEGIHVRLSGQDVERGTFSHRHHVLHHQTVDKATYRPLCYLYPDQAPYTVCNSSLSEFGVLGFELGYSMTNPNALVCWEAQFGDFNNTAQCIIDQFISSGQAKWVRQSGLVMLQPHGIEGMGPEHSSARLERFLQMSADDPDYFPPESEEFAVRQLHDINWIVANCSTPANYFHILRRQIALPFRKPLILMTPKSLLRHPEAKSNFDLMLEDTEFLRVIPEEGEAAKNPNNVKRLLFCSGKVYYDLKKARAERKLDDKIAIARVEQISPFPYDLVKKEAAKYPNSELIWAQEEHKNQGAWTYVQPRFYTALNGTRPVLYVGRPTGASPATGSKMQHLKELKQLLDDSFNI from the exons ATGTATAAGGCAAGGACAGTATTTAGTACGTTGGCCCCCCTTGCACCACGCATGTGTGGGCCAGAAAGATTTGTATCATGGTTGGTGCGGAGCCATCCCCTGTCTAGGACCACACAGGTGATGGTTACTGAACCAATTAGGAAATATAACAGCCGGGTAGCTACTGAGCCTTTTTTGAATGGCAGTTCCAGTTCTTATGTAGAAGAAATGTACAATGCATGGCTTCAAGATCCCCACAGTGTACATGTG tcgTGGGATTCATTTTTTCGTAGCAGCACTGCTGGAGCTGCCCCAGGTCTCGCATACCAGGCTCCTCCTTCTCTTGCTCCAAGTCATAACCAGGTACCATTAGGAGCATTGTTACCACTTGGTGGTGGATCCCAATTGAGCCAAATACCTATTAATGAGAAAATAATCGATGACCACCTGGCTGTTCAAGCTATCATTCGATCTTACCAG ATTCGTGGCCATCATATCGCTAAATTGGATCCACTTGGCATCAACAGCGCTGATCTTGATGATAGACATCCACAAGAGTTGCTCTATAATCATTATTCATTTG AGGAGTCGGACATGGATCGCATTTTCAAGTTACCATCCACGACTTTTATTGGCGGTAAAGAGAAATCATTGCCGCTTcgtgaaattttgaaaagattGGAGTCCGCTTATTGTGGTCATATTGGTGTGGAATTCATGTTCATCAACTCCTTGGAACAATGTAATTGGATTCGTCAGAAAATGGAGTCACCTGGTATTATGGAAATGACGAACGATGAAAGGAGGCTTATTTTGGCTAGATTAACTCGCGCAACTGG ATTTGAAGCGTTCCTTGCACGCAAATGGTCATCTGAGAAGAGATTTGGGTTGGAAGGTTGTGAAATTCTGATCCCTGCTATGAAACAAGTAATCGATAAATCTACCGAGTTAGGCGTCGAATCCATTGTTATGGGTATGCCTCATCGTGGTCGTCTAAATGTCCTTGCCAATGTTTGTCGTAAACCTTTGAGTCAAATATTTACACAGTTTGCGGCTCTCGAAGCAGCTGACGAT GGATCTGGTGATGTCAAATATCACTTGGGAACCTACATTGAGCGTTTGAATCGTGTAACGAATAAGAACATTCGTTTGGCCGTTGTTGCAAATCCATCTCACTTGGAAGCTGTTGATCCAGTAGTACAAGGAAAGACCCGTGCAGAACAATTCTATCGAGGTGATGGCGAAGGAAAGAAG GTCATGTCCATTCTTTTGCACGGTGATGCCGCATTCTGTGGACAAGGTATTGTTTTCGAAACAATGCACTTGTCTGATTTGCCCGACTATACGACCCACGGTACTGTCCACATTGTGGTGAATAACCAAATTGGATTTACCACCGATCCTAGACATTCACGATCTTCTCCATACTGTACCG ATGTTGCAAGAGTAGTCAACGCGCCCATTTTCCACGTTAATTCGGACGATCCGGAGGCAGTGATGCACGTTTGCAAAGTTGCTGCTGAGTGGAGAGCAACTTTCCATAAGGATGTCGTTATTGATATCGTATCTTATAGACGAAATGGTCACAATGAGATCGATGAACCGATGTTTACGCAACCTTTGATGTACCGCAAAATCAAGAATACTCCACCAGCTCTGGACAAGTACGCTAAATCCCTTATTGATGACGGTGTTGTTACTTCCGAAGAAGTTAAg GATGTCAAAGATAAGTATGAAAAAATTTGTGAAGAAGCATATACCAATGCTAGACAAGAAACGCACATCAAGTACAAGGATTGGTTAGATTCTCCGTGGTCTGGTTTCTTTGAAGGCAAAGACCCATTGAAAGTATCCCCAACTGGCATCAAAGAAGATACACTTATCCACATTGGAAAAAAATTCTCGTCACCACCTCCTAATGCTGCTGAGTTTGTAATCCACAAAG GTATTGAACGTATTCTAAAATCTCGTATGGAAATGATTGAGGCTCGAACAGTTGATTGGGCTCTTGGCGAAGCAATGGCCTTCGGTTCTCTTCTCAAAGAGGGTATACACGTTAGATTGTCTGGTCAAGATGTAGAAAGAGGAACATTCTCACACAGACATCATGTGCTTCATCATCAAACCGTGGATAAGGCTACTTACAGGCCATTGTGCTATCTTTACCCAGATCAGGCTCCATATACTGTGTGCAACAGTTCTTTGTCAGAATTCGGTGTACTtg GATTTGAATTAGGTTATTCTATGACAAATCCTAATGCATTGGTATGCTGGGAAGCTCAGTTCGGTGATTTTAACAACACGGCACAATGTATAATTGATCAATTTATCAGCAGCGGTCAAGCTAAATGGGTACGTCAATCTGGCCTTGTCATGTTGCAACCTCATGGAATTGAGGGAATG GGTCCGGAACATTCGAGTGCTCGACTGGAACGATTCCTCCAAATGTCTGCGGATGATCCAGACTATTTCCCTCCGGAAAGCGAAGAATTCGCTGTACGTCAATTGCACGACATCAACTGGATTGTTGCTAATTGCAGTACACCAGCGAATTACTTCCATATTCTTAGAAGACAAATTGCATTACCATTCAGGAAACCCTTGATTCTAATGACGCCAAAGTCGTTGCTTCGTCACCCAGAAGCCAAATCCAATTTCGACTTGATGTTAGAGGATACAGAGTTTCTTAGAGTAATTCCAGAGGAAGGTGAAGCGGCGAAAAATCCCAATAACGTTAAAAGATTGTTATTCTGTTCCGGAAAAGTTTACTACGATTTGAAAAAAGCACGTGCAGAAAGGAAACTAGATGATAAAATCGCTATTGCGAGAGTTGAACAG ATTTCACCCTTCCCATATGATTTGGTTAAAAAAGAAGCTGCTAAGTACCCCAATTCAGAACTGATATGGGCTCAGGAAGAACACAAAAATCAAGGTGCATGGACATATGTTCAACCTAGATTCTACACGGCTCTTAATGGAACACGCCCTGTATT gtATGTTGGTCGCCCAACAGGAGCTTCACCTGCGACAGGAAGCAAAATGCAGCATCTTAAAGAACTGAAACAATTGCTTGACGactcttttaatatttaa
- the Nc73ef gene encoding oxoglutarate dehydrogenase Nc73EF isoform X3, whose translation MYKARTVFSTLAPLAPRMCGPERFVSWLVRSHPLSRTTQVMVTEPIRKYNSRVATEPFLNGSSSSYVEEMYNAWLQDPHSVHVSWDSFFRSSTAGAAPGLAYQAPPSLAPSHNQVPLGALLPLGGGSQLSQIPINEKIIDDHLAVQAIIRSYQARGHLVADLDPLGIMQTDLVHTHYAARKGSPEQVLRQYMLEESDMDRIFKLPSTTFIGGKEKSLPLREILKRLESAYCGHIGVEFMFINSLEQCNWIRQKMESPGIMEMTNDERRLILARLTRATGFEAFLARKWSSEKRFGLEGCEILIPAMKQVIDKSTELGVESIVMGMPHRGRLNVLANVCRKPLSQIFTQFAALEAADDGSGDVKYHLGTYIERLNRVTNKNIRLAVVANPSHLEAVDPVVQGKTRAEQFYRGDGEGKKVMSILLHGDAAFCGQGIVFETMHLSDLPDYTTHGTVHIVVNNQIGFTTDPRHSRSSPYCTDVARVVNAPIFHVNSDDPEAVMHVCKVAAEWRATFHKDVVIDIVSYRRNGHNEIDEPMFTQPLMYRKIKNTPPALDKYAKSLIDDGVVTSEEVKDVKDKYEKICEEAYTNARQETHIKYKDWLDSPWSGFFEGKDPLKVSPTGIKEDTLIHIGKKFSSPPPNAAEFVIHKGIERILKSRMEMIEARTVDWALGEAMAFGSLLKEGIHVRLSGQDVERGTFSHRHHVLHHQTVDKATYRPLCYLYPDQAPYTVCNSSLSEFGVLGFELGYSMTNPNALVCWEAQFGDFNNTAQCIIDQFISSGQAKWVRQSGLVMLQPHGIEGMGPEHSSARLERFLQMSADDPDYFPPESEEFAVRQLHDINWIVANCSTPANYFHILRRQIALPFRKPLILMTPKSLLRHPEAKSNFDLMLEDTEFLRVIPEEGEAAKNPNNVKRLLFCSGKVYYDLKKARAERKLDDKIAIARVEQISPFPYDLVKKEAAKYPNSELIWAQEEHKNQGAWTYVQPRFYTALNGTRPVLYVGRPTGASPATGSKMQHLKELKQLLDDSFNI comes from the exons ATGTATAAGGCAAGGACAGTATTTAGTACGTTGGCCCCCCTTGCACCACGCATGTGTGGGCCAGAAAGATTTGTATCATGGTTGGTGCGGAGCCATCCCCTGTCTAGGACCACACAGGTGATGGTTACTGAACCAATTAGGAAATATAACAGCCGGGTAGCTACTGAGCCTTTTTTGAATGGCAGTTCCAGTTCTTATGTAGAAGAAATGTACAATGCATGGCTTCAAGATCCCCACAGTGTACATGTG tcgTGGGATTCATTTTTTCGTAGCAGCACTGCTGGAGCTGCCCCAGGTCTCGCATACCAGGCTCCTCCTTCTCTTGCTCCAAGTCATAACCAGGTACCATTAGGAGCATTGTTACCACTTGGTGGTGGATCCCAATTGAGCCAAATACCTATTAATGAGAAAATAATCGATGACCACCTGGCTGTTCAAGCTATCATTCGATCTTACCAG GCTCGAGGTCACTTAGTTGCTGATTTGGACCCACTGGGTATCATGCAAACAGACCTGGTACATACACATTATGCAGCCCGCAAGGGGTCTCCAGAACAGGTTCTACGTCAATATATGCTTG AGGAGTCGGACATGGATCGCATTTTCAAGTTACCATCCACGACTTTTATTGGCGGTAAAGAGAAATCATTGCCGCTTcgtgaaattttgaaaagattGGAGTCCGCTTATTGTGGTCATATTGGTGTGGAATTCATGTTCATCAACTCCTTGGAACAATGTAATTGGATTCGTCAGAAAATGGAGTCACCTGGTATTATGGAAATGACGAACGATGAAAGGAGGCTTATTTTGGCTAGATTAACTCGCGCAACTGG ATTTGAAGCGTTCCTTGCACGCAAATGGTCATCTGAGAAGAGATTTGGGTTGGAAGGTTGTGAAATTCTGATCCCTGCTATGAAACAAGTAATCGATAAATCTACCGAGTTAGGCGTCGAATCCATTGTTATGGGTATGCCTCATCGTGGTCGTCTAAATGTCCTTGCCAATGTTTGTCGTAAACCTTTGAGTCAAATATTTACACAGTTTGCGGCTCTCGAAGCAGCTGACGAT GGATCTGGTGATGTCAAATATCACTTGGGAACCTACATTGAGCGTTTGAATCGTGTAACGAATAAGAACATTCGTTTGGCCGTTGTTGCAAATCCATCTCACTTGGAAGCTGTTGATCCAGTAGTACAAGGAAAGACCCGTGCAGAACAATTCTATCGAGGTGATGGCGAAGGAAAGAAG GTCATGTCCATTCTTTTGCACGGTGATGCCGCATTCTGTGGACAAGGTATTGTTTTCGAAACAATGCACTTGTCTGATTTGCCCGACTATACGACCCACGGTACTGTCCACATTGTGGTGAATAACCAAATTGGATTTACCACCGATCCTAGACATTCACGATCTTCTCCATACTGTACCG ATGTTGCAAGAGTAGTCAACGCGCCCATTTTCCACGTTAATTCGGACGATCCGGAGGCAGTGATGCACGTTTGCAAAGTTGCTGCTGAGTGGAGAGCAACTTTCCATAAGGATGTCGTTATTGATATCGTATCTTATAGACGAAATGGTCACAATGAGATCGATGAACCGATGTTTACGCAACCTTTGATGTACCGCAAAATCAAGAATACTCCACCAGCTCTGGACAAGTACGCTAAATCCCTTATTGATGACGGTGTTGTTACTTCCGAAGAAGTTAAg GATGTCAAAGATAAGTATGAAAAAATTTGTGAAGAAGCATATACCAATGCTAGACAAGAAACGCACATCAAGTACAAGGATTGGTTAGATTCTCCGTGGTCTGGTTTCTTTGAAGGCAAAGACCCATTGAAAGTATCCCCAACTGGCATCAAAGAAGATACACTTATCCACATTGGAAAAAAATTCTCGTCACCACCTCCTAATGCTGCTGAGTTTGTAATCCACAAAG GTATTGAACGTATTCTAAAATCTCGTATGGAAATGATTGAGGCTCGAACAGTTGATTGGGCTCTTGGCGAAGCAATGGCCTTCGGTTCTCTTCTCAAAGAGGGTATACACGTTAGATTGTCTGGTCAAGATGTAGAAAGAGGAACATTCTCACACAGACATCATGTGCTTCATCATCAAACCGTGGATAAGGCTACTTACAGGCCATTGTGCTATCTTTACCCAGATCAGGCTCCATATACTGTGTGCAACAGTTCTTTGTCAGAATTCGGTGTACTtg GATTTGAATTAGGTTATTCTATGACAAATCCTAATGCATTGGTATGCTGGGAAGCTCAGTTCGGTGATTTTAACAACACGGCACAATGTATAATTGATCAATTTATCAGCAGCGGTCAAGCTAAATGGGTACGTCAATCTGGCCTTGTCATGTTGCAACCTCATGGAATTGAGGGAATG GGTCCGGAACATTCGAGTGCTCGACTGGAACGATTCCTCCAAATGTCTGCGGATGATCCAGACTATTTCCCTCCGGAAAGCGAAGAATTCGCTGTACGTCAATTGCACGACATCAACTGGATTGTTGCTAATTGCAGTACACCAGCGAATTACTTCCATATTCTTAGAAGACAAATTGCATTACCATTCAGGAAACCCTTGATTCTAATGACGCCAAAGTCGTTGCTTCGTCACCCAGAAGCCAAATCCAATTTCGACTTGATGTTAGAGGATACAGAGTTTCTTAGAGTAATTCCAGAGGAAGGTGAAGCGGCGAAAAATCCCAATAACGTTAAAAGATTGTTATTCTGTTCCGGAAAAGTTTACTACGATTTGAAAAAAGCACGTGCAGAAAGGAAACTAGATGATAAAATCGCTATTGCGAGAGTTGAACAG ATTTCACCCTTCCCATATGATTTGGTTAAAAAAGAAGCTGCTAAGTACCCCAATTCAGAACTGATATGGGCTCAGGAAGAACACAAAAATCAAGGTGCATGGACATATGTTCAACCTAGATTCTACACGGCTCTTAATGGAACACGCCCTGTATT gtATGTTGGTCGCCCAACAGGAGCTTCACCTGCGACAGGAAGCAAAATGCAGCATCTTAAAGAACTGAAACAATTGCTTGACGactcttttaatatttaa